Part of the bacterium genome is shown below.
CGATACTTTTTTGGGAACTTTGTTCCTAATAGCTTTCATGCCGGTCTCCTTTATAACACACTATAAAAGATTCGGCTGAAAGCTATTTTTTTATATACTTTTTTTTAAATTTGCCAAACTCAAGTAAATTAATTATAGTATAATTTCTTCTATGCTAAAGGAAAACTTGCCGGGAAAAATTTTTAATATTTCTGTAATCAGTATTTTAAGTTTACTGGTTTTTTATTTTCTTGCCCTTATTTTTTCACAAATATCATTTCTTTCAATCAGGACATTTTTTCCATTGCTCATTTCAAAAGACGTTTTATTCTCGATCGGGTTAAGCCTTTTCACCGCGACAATAGCAAGCGTTCTCGCAAATATTATTGCGATTCCGTCGGCTTACGCTATTTCCCGCTATGAATTCTTCGGCAAAGATATCATTGATACAATTATCGATATCCCGATCCTTCTTTCTCCAGTCGCCTTGGGAACTTTGATTTTAATGTTTTTTAATACAAGAGCCGGGACGTTTATCCAGAACAATTTCGTTGATTTTATTTTTAGCGTCAAGGGAATAATTCTTGCGCAGTGGACGGTAACTGTCGCGCTGGCAGTTAAAATATTAAAATCGGTTTTCGACAGCATAAATCCTCGTTATGAATCAGTTGCGCGTAGCCTCGGAAGCAGCAGGATGGGAGCATTTTTTAAAATTACCCTTCCGATTGCAAAAAACGGGATTATGACTTCTTTTATTCTCACGTGGGCCCGTGCCCTCGGAGAATTCGGTGCATCGGTGATGGTCGCAGGAGCAATGAAGGGAAAGACGGATACCCTGCCTATAGGCATTTATTTAAGCATAGCGTCTTTTGATCTTGAAAAAGCGGTGGTTTTGATCACGATCTTGATTTTTATTTCGTTTGTCATATTAATTATTTTTAAAAAGGTGGTTAAGAAAGAGGGGTGGCATGTATAAAATAATGTCATTTAAGATTTTCCAAATCTGCTAAATCTTGTAATCTTCCTGCCGCTTTTTTATTTTTTTTCAAATTTTCCAAATCAATAAAAGAGACAAGAATTCCTTCGACATTCAGCTCCATTTTAGAGGAATAACAAACTTCAAAATCAACACCTGCTAAACTTGTTAAAAGATCGATTCTGCTTGGCGGGTTACCTAATTGTATTACATAGTTCGGCTTTAGAAAATCTTCTATTTTAAGATCAAGTGAACTGAAACCGAATTCATGCAGAGTGTTAATGACATTTTCAGCGTTTTCTCTGTTAATCCAAAGCCATAAATCAATATCTTTTGTATAGCGAGGATAGCCATGAAATGCCAATGCATAGCCGCCTACGACAAGATATTTAACGTGGTTTTTGTTTAATAATTCTATAAACTCTCTGAAATCCTTGTTTAGAACCATATTTCCATCTATTATATTCGTTTCTTATGTTTTCCAGCGTTTCAAGCCTTTTTTCAAAAGATTGAGTTTGCCAATAACTGAAATCGCTGGAGGATTCTTCTATTTTAATTTTTTTTATAACATTTCTATCAACTTTTGAAAATGAATTCATAAACAAATTATATCAGATTTTAGAGAATGTGTGTTGGTAAAATTGTTTATATTGTTAAGATAATTAAAATATTATGACCAGCTTGATTATTTTTGGTACCTTTGTTATGATTGCTTACATAGAAAAAAAGTATTTATGTATTAAAGGGTAATGAAAAGGTAATGTAACGGTAACGGAAGTAATGAAAAGGTAATGAATAGATTATCTGGTGGGAAACCATGTTAGAAATTAAAGATTTAGAGCTGAAAATTGAAAATAAGATTTTGTTTAATATTAACCTCGAGATTAATAAAGGCGAATATTTTGTCCTGCTGGGCCCCAGCGGTGTGGGAAAGACGCTTTTGATCGAGGCAGTTATTAATTTGCGGAGGCCTTATAAAGGCCGTGTTTTTTTGGATGGAAAAGATATTACATCTTTGCCGCCGGAAAACCGTCCGATCAGTTATCTTCCCCAGGATTCTTTTCTTTTTCCTCATCTTGGGGTAAAAGATAATATTCTTTTTGGCGCGCGTGAGCGCAAAATTCGCATTAATGAACAGAATAAACGATTTAATGATCTGGTTTCTGTTTTGAATATTAAAAACATAATAGGCCGCGGTGATATAATGACCCTGAGCCTGGGTGAACAGCAGCGTGTCGCGTTGGCAAGGGCTTTAATAGTTAATCCTGAAATACTTTTTCTTGATGAGCCGTTTGCCTCTGTCGATGAATACCAGAAAAGAATATTGCAGGTAAAATTAAAAGAGATAAACAGGCTGTTTGAAATAACGATTTTTCACGTTACGCACGACCGTGAAGAGGCATTTATGCTGGGAGACAGATTGGCGATAATGATTGACGGAAAGATCCGGCAAACCGGGACCCGTGATGAAATTTATTATCATCCGACATCCATTGAAGTTGCCCGTTTCATGCTGAATCAAAATATTTTTACGGGGGAGATAGCAGGCATGCAAAATGACGATTTATTGATAAAAACAGAGGAAGGCCTGGAGTTTAAAGCTCAAAAACCGGGTAAGAAATTCAAGGAAAAAGACAAAATATTTTGCGGCATCCGCCCTGAAGAGATTGCAGTAATACGGCCTGACCGTCCGCTAAAGCCGATGTTAGAGGATAATCTTTTCGAAGGAGAAATATCGGAGATATTTGAAAAGGGCGGGAACCATATTATTATTTTAAAATTAATCGATAAAAATTTTTTACTTGAGGTTATTGTGCCCAATTGCGCCTATAGGGACATGAATATCTCAACGGGAAAGATAATACAGGTTTGTTTAAAAAAGAATTCTATATGGGTTTTGCCGCAAAAAGAGACTTGTAATCTGAATTTGCCAACGTCAAGTAATAAGTTAAAAACATAACAGAAAGAGGTGATAAAAATGGACCCACGTGTTATCCCGCTTTATTATTTAAGTTCGTTCGCAGGTTTGATTATGGTTGCAGGGGGGATTTGGCTGCTTTACAAACAAAAAATTTATATCGACAGGGAATCAAAAGAGGTCACGGAAATCGAGACCCCGATCGGTAAATTTAAAACCAACATCCCGGCGTTAATACTTTTCGCCCTGGGTTTTGTCCCATTGATTTATCCGATTATTAAATCGTCTGAAATAACGGAACAGGTCAGTATAAAGGGGATGGTAAAGGCCAATGAATATCCCGTCCAGGTTTACGCCGTAATAAAGTCCGATTCAATCATGGAAAACAGGGATTTCAGCCTGCAGGTGCCTGTGCTGAAAAATATTACAGATGAATATAAGGTCATTTATCTTGTCGGGAACATGGTTTTCGAGGACAGGGCTGATTTAAAAAATCAGAAAAACGGGGAAATCGTCCTGCCGGGCAAGGAAATTCAATCAGCTGTTGCAGCAAATTTTAAAACGAAATTACAGCCGGTGCCGGAGGAATTCTAACAAGAACTCCTCCCAGCCTCCTCTTTTCACGAAGTGATCGCTTCGCGAAAAAAAGAGGAGGCGTAGAGAAAAGGGGATTAAGGGGAGTTCTAAAAAAGAGGTGATAAACATGGGAAAAATAAATTTACAAGTTTTAACGCTTTGTTTAATTTTGGTTCTTTTATCAGTATCTGTTTACGCGGCCGAATTAAACGGCCGGGTCCGCGAAAATACAAAGAAAGAAGGTATTCCCGGTCTTGTTGTGAAATTAAAACCTCCGAAAGCATCTCAAAAACCGGAAAAAATAACAAAAACAGGTAAAAACGGGGAATTTGTCATTAAAGATTTGGATACTGGCAAATATATGCTGGAAGTCTATGAAGCCACCACGATTATTTACCGTGAAGTGCTTGAGTTAAACAGTGACACTACTAAGGAAATTGAACTGGAGAAAAAGTAGAAACGGTTGTTTTTATCCGGATGAAAACGAAAATTTCCGCGAAAGAACTTGGGATTGATTTAATATCCAAAGAGGAAACAGAGATTTTTAAATGGTTTCTCGCCTGCCTTTTGTTTGGGAAACCGATCCAGCAGACTGTGGCTGAACGGGCTTATTTTGAATTTGTGAAAGAAGGGCTTGTCTCCCCGGATAAAATCATCGCCGCAGGCTGGGACAAACTTGTGGAAGTCCTTGACAGGGGGCATTATGTCCGTTTTGATTTTTCCACAGCCACAAAGCTTTTGGAAATCTGCGGAGAATTAAAACAAAAATACGGAACCATGTCAAATTTGATCGAGAATGCCAAAGACAAAAAAGACCTTAAAGAGAAGTTAATTAAGTTCAAAGGTATCGGGCCGGTAACCGCAAGAATATTTTTAAGTGAATTAAAATAAATGAACTTCAGGATAAATTCAGGGAAGGAAAGATTTCTGATTTAGAGAAAATCGTATGAATACTATTGACATAGCGGAATTATTAATATATGATATTGAGGTAAGAATAATTATTACTTCCATTTCATAAAACATTTCTATGGATAATTTAATCGCAAAATTATATCAATCTTCAAAAACGGTTTTGACTGTCAAAGATGTTTCTTTAATCTGGAAGGAAAATAACCTGAATAATCTTAAGTCTAAAATATCATACTATGTCAAAAAAGGTGATTTGATGAGGTTATCAAGGGGATTTTTCGCGAAAGATAAAAATTATAATCCAAGGGAATTGGCGACGAGTATCCATACACCCTCTTATATCAGTTTTGAAACAATTTTACGTGATGAAGGTTTAATCTTTCAGCATTACGAAACCATTTTTGCTGCAAGCCATCTGTCCAGGACAATAAAATGCGATAAATATACCTTTACTTATCGAAAACTGAAAGATGAAGTTTTGTATAATCCGGCCGGAATAATAAACCATGATGAGTATAGTATTGCAGGTAAAGAGAGGGCATTTTTGGACATGGTTTATCTTTTTCCGGATTATTATTTCGATAATTTGGGGAATATGGATTGGAATAAATGTTTTGAATTGTCAGATATCTATAAAAATCAACAATTAATAAAACGTATTGGAAAATATCAAAAAAATGCTGAATAGAACAAAACACCAATTAATTATGGGCCAAATCCTGAAAGATATTTATACGGATATTTCTATCGCGTCTCTTTTAGGTTTAAAGGGCGGAACCTGTGCCTATTTTTTTTACGGATTGCCGCGTTTTTCTGTTGACCTTGATTTTGATTTACTTCCGGGTAAGGGAATAGAAAAGCAAACTTTGCTGGAAAAGATAGAAAACATCTTGAAAAAATACGGTAATATCAGGGATAAGTATGTCAAACGGTACACAATATTTATCGTTTTATCATATGGTGATGAAGATCATAACGTCAAGGTGGAAATTTCCACCAGAAAGGGCTATTTTTCCATTAGAGAGAACTATGAATTAAAGAAATATCTTGGTATTTCAATGCTTGCGGCAAAAATGGATTATCTTTTTGCAAACAAACTTGCGGCATTAACCTTGAGAAAAAAAACAGCCATGCGGGATATTTATGACATCCGCTATTTTGCCAAAAATAACTGGGATATCAATGAAGATGTATTAAAGGCATATACGGGAAAAACCACAAAAAAGCATTTGGCTGATTGCATCGCGGTAATAAAGAAAATAAAAGATAATCAGATTTTGCAGGGATTGGGTGAATTGATAAGCGAGAAAGAAAAAGCATGGGTGAAATCGCATCTAAAAGAGGATGTTTTGTTTTTGATGAGGTTGAGGTTGGAGGTAAAATGAATAATATATTAAATAAAAATGATTACCTGGTTTTTTTGCGTAATTTAAAAAATGAAATTATCTCTGCCCGGCAAAAGGCTTATCAGTCAGTAAACCGGCAGTTGATAGAGCTGTATCTTTATGTAGGAAAATCTATTTATGAAAAGATAGAGGTTTCAAAATGGGGTGAGGGTGTTGTAGAGTCATTGGCAAATGACCTAAATAAAGAATTTCCTGATATGAAAGGATTTTCACCTCAAAATTTATGGCGAATGAAACAAATTTACGAGACATATAAGGATTTTCCAAAACTCTCACCACTGGTGAGAGAATTACCGTGGACACATAATACAATTATTCTTCATCATACTCAGAATATTGAAGAAAAAGAGTTTTATATTAAATCATGCGTAAATGAAAAATGGTCGAGGCGGGAATTGGAAAGGCAGATAAATTCTTCACTTTATGAGCGATTTATGCTTTCGAAGAAAACAGATAACTTAGTGCCTCATACAAAAGAAAAAGATTTTCTTACACATTTTAAAGATGAATATATATTTGATTTCCTGGGCTTGAAAGATGAATTTTCTGAAAGCGATTTGCGAAAAGCAATAGTGAATAATATTAAGCAATTTTTTCTGGAATTCGGAAAATATTTTACCTTTGTGGGTGAAGAATATAAAATAACCATTGGTGATGAGGATTATAAAGTGGATTTGTTATTTTACCATAGGCTGTTAAAATGTTTTGTGGCGGTTGAATTAAAGATTGGGAAATTTAAACCGGAATACGTCGGCAAAATGCAATTTTACCTGTCCGCCCTTGATGAAAAAGTAAAATTGAAAGATGAAAATCCCTCTGTTGGTTTAATTCTCTGTAAATCAAAAAATGAAGAAGTTGTCCGTATTGCAATCAGCAAGGCGGTTTCTCCGGTTAAAGTTGCAACCTACAAGACAAAGATTATTGATAAAGAACTGCTTAAAAAGAAATTACACTCTTTGCCGTTGCCGGAAGGGTATAATAAGAATGAAGCAGAATGATTTTAAGTATATCTTATCTGTGAAACTGATTCTTTTTGCTAATTTAAGATCGGATAGTGGAAAATGGAAAAGAAAGATTTAAATAGACAATTTCATGGTGCAGTAAATGCGATTAGCGGATATGGATATGAGGTAAATTTTTTTGTAGCAAAGTTGGTAGATATGTTTATTGAAGGTTCTACAGGATATATCGTTAATGTAACAAGAACAAAAAGAAATAATTCTGTTGATGATGTGTTGGTAAAAACAAAAACGGTTAATTCATTTTATCAATGCAGATTATATGCAAACTATAATTCAGAATTATTTAGTGCTTTGCTGATTCAGTTTAGAAATGACCAAACTATAAATATTATTTTAGTTACTCAGAATAAAGATAAGCACTATAGTAAATTAAGTTATGAATCTCGTAATTATGCATATAAAACATTTGTTAATAACTTGGAAAATGATACACAGCTAAAAAAATGTAAAGAGAAATTTGGTTTTTTATGTTCCTTATTAAACGGAGATTTAAAAAGTAAAGATAAAAAACAAAAGATTATTTACAATTTTTTAAAAAAATTTTCAATAGAAGTTTTTGATGAAACAAATATTAAGGAAGCAATAAGAAAAAAGTTAGAGTATTTTGGTTATTCTGATAGTGAATCTAAGGCTATATATAATGAGTTAAGCGTACAGGCTAATGAAAGTAATTGGCAGGACAAGGCTATAAACTTTGGGGAATTAAAGCAGATATTAAATGGGATTGGAATTAGTTATCCTCCTACGATTAATAATAAACCGGAATTCCAGAAGTTCCACAAAAAAATAAATCCTCATGTATTAGAAAATCCAAAAACAAAATTTTATGAAAAAATAAGTCATCTCATTGATTTAATTGGTAACTTAAATAAACCTCAAGTGGTAGAGAGAAAACGGGTACTAAAAATTATCGAAGAAAATGATATTCTTTCCTGGCATTTTTTCAAGAATTTAAAAGATGTTAACTGGTTTCCAGAAATTAAAGATAACCTAATAAAATCTGTTATACGAGAAAAGGTTGATAGAGCAGTTAAATATCAACTTCTAACCTATTTGGGGTTATGTCTTGATAATTATACGGATAATATTATTCCCTTGCTTGTCGAATTTGAGAAGAATGCAAAAAATCCACATATTCTTATAGCTTTTGTAAAAATTTCGGCTAAAATAAAACCCTCAAATAAAAAAGATTTAAAACAAATATGGGCAATCTTAGAGAAGCTATCAGAAAATTCTTATCCCCTTCTACGTAAAGAAATACCAAATACCTTAGAGTCACTTTGTGAATATGATTTAGATAAAAGCTTGAAAATATTGGGAAAACTTATCTTGTTAAAAATAGAACCTAAAGATGTTACTTTAGGGTCTCCTACTTTTGCTGCAACATTTCAAGGAAGAGACATGGAAAATAGTGTATTTAAAGAATCTGCTAAACTTTTAAGTAAGCTAATGGCCGATAAAAAAATTGCAACTAAAGCTTTTAATTTTGCAATAAATCTTGAAGTACAATTTATAAAGCAAGTTAGAGGGAAACCTG
Proteins encoded:
- a CDS encoding ABC transporter permease subunit: MLKENLPGKIFNISVISILSLLVFYFLALIFSQISFLSIRTFFPLLISKDVLFSIGLSLFTATIASVLANIIAIPSAYAISRYEFFGKDIIDTIIDIPILLSPVALGTLILMFFNTRAGTFIQNNFVDFIFSVKGIILAQWTVTVALAVKILKSVFDSINPRYESVARSLGSSRMGAFFKITLPIAKNGIMTSFILTWARALGEFGASVMVAGAMKGKTDTLPIGIYLSIASFDLEKAVVLITILIFISFVILIIFKKVVKKEGWHV
- a CDS encoding ABC transporter ATP-binding protein, which encodes MLEIKDLELKIENKILFNINLEINKGEYFVLLGPSGVGKTLLIEAVINLRRPYKGRVFLDGKDITSLPPENRPISYLPQDSFLFPHLGVKDNILFGARERKIRINEQNKRFNDLVSVLNIKNIIGRGDIMTLSLGEQQRVALARALIVNPEILFLDEPFASVDEYQKRILQVKLKEINRLFEITIFHVTHDREEAFMLGDRLAIMIDGKIRQTGTRDEIYYHPTSIEVARFMLNQNIFTGEIAGMQNDDLLIKTEEGLEFKAQKPGKKFKEKDKIFCGIRPEEIAVIRPDRPLKPMLEDNLFEGEISEIFEKGGNHIIILKLIDKNFLLEVIVPNCAYRDMNISTGKIIQVCLKKNSIWVLPQKETCNLNLPTSSNKLKT
- a CDS encoding DNA methylase; translation: MKTKISAKELGIDLISKEETEIFKWFLACLLFGKPIQQTVAERAYFEFVKEGLVSPDKIIAAGWDKLVEVLDRGHYVRFDFSTATKLLEICGELKQKYGTMSNLIENAKDKKDLKEKLIKFKGIGPVTARIFLSELK
- a CDS encoding nucleotidyl transferase AbiEii/AbiGii toxin family protein, encoding MLNRTKHQLIMGQILKDIYTDISIASLLGLKGGTCAYFFYGLPRFSVDLDFDLLPGKGIEKQTLLEKIENILKKYGNIRDKYVKRYTIFIVLSYGDEDHNVKVEISTRKGYFSIRENYELKKYLGISMLAAKMDYLFANKLAALTLRKKTAMRDIYDIRYFAKNNWDINEDVLKAYTGKTTKKHLADCIAVIKKIKDNQILQGLGELISEKEKAWVKSHLKEDVLFLMRLRLEVK
- a CDS encoding PDDEXK nuclease domain-containing protein, which codes for MNNILNKNDYLVFLRNLKNEIISARQKAYQSVNRQLIELYLYVGKSIYEKIEVSKWGEGVVESLANDLNKEFPDMKGFSPQNLWRMKQIYETYKDFPKLSPLVRELPWTHNTIILHHTQNIEEKEFYIKSCVNEKWSRRELERQINSSLYERFMLSKKTDNLVPHTKEKDFLTHFKDEYIFDFLGLKDEFSESDLRKAIVNNIKQFFLEFGKYFTFVGEEYKITIGDEDYKVDLLFYHRLLKCFVAVELKIGKFKPEYVGKMQFYLSALDEKVKLKDENPSVGLILCKSKNEEVVRIAISKAVSPVKVATYKTKIIDKELLKKKLHSLPLPEGYNKNEAE